In a single window of the Renibacterium salmoninarum ATCC 33209 genome:
- a CDS encoding type IV toxin-antitoxin system AbiEi family antitoxin domain-containing protein, which yields MDRPTIIYAADQTRTGRDPTRLAFLAKRGHLVRIRHGAYVLKEQWELLSEQQKYGLKADALARFVKSEPEFCGFSAAMLWGLPLLNIPHELHILSNAPRRGRSRNGVQTHYAALTGNISKLSGYQLTDKARTAIELSLELPFIESVGIMDAARRPTWSKPVDNWSAWTESLPRGFPVSVAELISLAESLPTAASRKRAQFVIEFSSPLAESLGESISRAQMHLERFPPPTLQNVFTTASGRRFRPDFYWKEAGLVGEFDGKEKYLRQDWSGGQSPGDRVFAEKRREDALRSMGLKVVRWTWAEAISRPRLRKCLLDAGLEPA from the coding sequence ATGGACAGACCCACCATCATTTACGCCGCTGATCAAACCAGGACTGGCCGGGACCCAACGCGGCTGGCATTCCTTGCCAAGCGTGGGCACCTAGTTCGAATTCGACACGGCGCCTACGTGTTGAAGGAACAGTGGGAATTGTTATCCGAGCAGCAAAAATACGGGCTCAAAGCAGATGCCTTGGCAAGATTCGTCAAGTCTGAACCAGAGTTCTGCGGCTTCTCAGCGGCAATGCTTTGGGGACTTCCGCTGCTGAACATTCCCCATGAACTCCATATTCTGAGTAACGCACCGAGGCGCGGTCGATCGCGCAACGGCGTCCAAACTCATTACGCAGCGCTCACCGGAAACATCAGCAAACTGTCCGGTTATCAGCTGACCGATAAGGCCCGGACAGCAATTGAACTAAGCCTCGAATTGCCGTTTATCGAAAGCGTGGGAATTATGGACGCCGCTCGACGTCCTACCTGGTCCAAACCTGTTGACAATTGGTCGGCTTGGACGGAGTCTTTGCCACGGGGATTTCCCGTGTCCGTGGCCGAACTCATCTCTCTCGCCGAATCATTGCCCACCGCGGCCTCGCGAAAGCGGGCCCAGTTCGTCATCGAGTTCTCCTCGCCGCTCGCCGAATCGCTTGGCGAGTCGATCAGCAGGGCACAAATGCACCTTGAACGTTTTCCGCCGCCAACGCTACAAAACGTTTTCACGACGGCGTCAGGACGCCGGTTTCGACCAGATTTTTATTGGAAAGAAGCCGGTTTGGTCGGTGAATTTGATGGTAAAGAAAAGTACTTGCGGCAAGACTGGTCAGGCGGGCAAAGCCCCGGCGATCGGGTCTTTGCCGAGAAACGACGCGAAGATGCGCTCCGCTCAATGGGCCTCAAAGTCGTGCGGTGGACTTGGGCCGAGGCGATCAGTAGGCCACGGTTGCGTAAATGCCTACTCGACGCCGGTCTTGAGCCGGCGTGA
- the aztD gene encoding zinc metallochaperone AztD has protein sequence MTGCGTGQPAQSSAPTITAGEHNHAKPENAKEQAGPTARLLLTTSQGLLTLDAKTLKPVGDPLSLDGFIRVNPAGDGRHVLISTEKGFEAFDAGSWEFPHGDHSHFYTMPPKLTGTVFPADHPGHVVTHGKTALFADGTGEVTVFDPAELGGKEEPKTEKHRTPEPHHGVAVALKNGNLLTTRSNGKDRVGITVLDKIGDGAKEIAHAANCPGTHGEAVAQGEAVVVGCTDGALVYQDGKIHKVQAPDAYGRIGNQAGSDKSPVVLGDYKVDKTAKLERPSKISLIDTRTATLKHVDLGASYSFHSLGRGPAGEALVLGTDGSLHVIDPESGSVRNKIPVIPAWTEPEAWQETRPALFVDGATAYVTEPSQQKIHAVDLASGAVLNTGNLPSIPNELTGTSGKFYS, from the coding sequence TTGACCGGTTGTGGGACCGGCCAGCCAGCACAAAGTTCCGCACCAACAATCACCGCGGGCGAGCATAACCACGCCAAACCAGAAAATGCGAAAGAGCAGGCGGGTCCCACGGCGCGCCTGCTACTTACCACCTCGCAAGGCTTGCTTACCCTCGATGCCAAAACCCTCAAACCAGTAGGCGATCCCCTCTCCTTAGACGGGTTCATTCGCGTCAACCCGGCCGGAGATGGGCGGCACGTTTTGATCTCCACCGAAAAGGGCTTTGAAGCGTTCGACGCCGGAAGTTGGGAATTCCCGCACGGTGATCACTCACACTTCTATACGATGCCGCCAAAGCTAACCGGCACAGTGTTCCCTGCCGACCATCCCGGCCACGTAGTGACTCACGGCAAAACGGCGCTTTTTGCTGATGGAACTGGCGAAGTGACAGTTTTCGACCCCGCTGAATTAGGCGGCAAAGAGGAGCCAAAAACTGAGAAACACCGCACCCCAGAACCGCACCACGGCGTCGCCGTCGCGCTGAAAAATGGGAACCTACTGACCACCCGCAGCAACGGTAAGGATCGAGTAGGCATCACCGTTCTGGACAAAATCGGCGACGGCGCGAAGGAAATCGCGCACGCGGCAAACTGCCCCGGCACACATGGTGAGGCGGTTGCGCAGGGCGAGGCCGTCGTCGTCGGCTGCACGGATGGTGCCTTGGTTTATCAGGACGGAAAAATCCACAAGGTGCAGGCTCCCGATGCGTACGGCCGGATTGGCAACCAAGCCGGCTCAGACAAGTCACCGGTAGTGCTGGGCGATTACAAAGTCGACAAAACCGCGAAACTGGAGCGGCCTAGCAAAATCAGCCTGATTGACACCCGAACTGCGACGCTAAAACACGTCGATCTTGGCGCCAGCTACTCGTTCCACTCCTTGGGTCGCGGCCCGGCAGGTGAAGCTCTGGTTCTTGGCACGGACGGGTCTCTGCACGTCATTGACCCGGAATCCGGCAGCGTCCGCAATAAGATTCCAGTCATTCCAGCTTGGACTGAACCCGAAGCGTGGCAAGAGACGCGCCCGGCGCTATTTGTCGACGGCGCGACCGCTTATGTCACCGAACCTAGCCAGCAAAAAATTCACGCAGTAGATCTCGCGAGTGGTGCCGTGCTAAACACCGGAAATCTGCCATCAATCCCGAATGAACTGACCGGAACCAGCGGAAAATTTTACTCGTAA
- the hpt gene encoding hypoxanthine phosphoribosyltransferase has protein sequence MDSSDVEADLKHVLYTKEQIQSRVIELAAQVDADYAGRDVLLVGVLKGAVMIMADLARALHSHVTMDWMAVSSYGSGTQSSGVVRILKDLETDLMGKHVLIVEDIIDSGLTLSWLRANLISRGPASVEICTLLRKPAAAKVEIDVKYVGYDIPNEFVVGYGLDFAEKYRNLDFVGTLAPHVYE, from the coding sequence GTGGATTCAAGCGACGTCGAAGCAGATCTCAAGCACGTTCTCTACACCAAGGAGCAAATCCAAAGTCGAGTCATTGAGCTCGCCGCTCAGGTCGACGCAGATTATGCGGGACGGGATGTATTGCTGGTTGGTGTGCTCAAGGGCGCGGTGATGATCATGGCCGATCTTGCGCGGGCGCTACATAGCCATGTCACGATGGATTGGATGGCTGTTTCTTCCTATGGCTCAGGCACTCAGTCTTCCGGTGTGGTGCGAATTCTGAAGGATCTGGAAACCGATCTGATGGGCAAGCATGTGCTCATCGTCGAGGACATCATCGACTCAGGTTTGACACTGTCTTGGCTACGCGCCAATTTGATTTCACGCGGCCCGGCTTCGGTGGAAATTTGCACGTTGCTGCGTAAGCCTGCGGCGGCCAAGGTGGAAATTGACGTGAAATACGTCGGCTATGACATTCCCAACGAATTCGTGGTCGGCTACGGTCTAGATTTTGCTGAGAAGTACCGCAACCTCGACTTCGTGGGCACCTTGGCCCCGCACGTTTACGAGTAA
- the tilS gene encoding tRNA lysidine(34) synthetase TilS has translation MSSSESIGPVSARPDFAGPRRRLKPVVGKARKILREALPELEATDLVLVACSGGPDSLALAAVAAFFNNRKSFRVGAIIVDHGLQDGSAAVAQQTAAKLRAFGLAPVEIRTVDVVAGPGGPEDSARVARYGALEAAAVEHGAVAVLLGHTLDDQAEQVMLGLARGSGTRSLSGMPARREFPGGVHLRPFLPLSREETEAICAVESLEPWRDPSNSDPGFTRSRIRHDVLPYLEVELGPGIAESFYRSASILAQDADFLDQLAQAEFDRIAELAPEQVLLSEAELNQLAPALRHRVLALAVVHLGGTQPSFERLRAAEALLRRHGSAGPVQLAGKVSAYRQARNSGPSYGKLVLKRPSQPNQAN, from the coding sequence GTGTCATCCTCTGAATCAATCGGTCCGGTCTCGGCTCGACCGGATTTCGCTGGCCCGCGCCGTCGACTCAAACCAGTGGTGGGTAAGGCGCGCAAGATCCTTCGCGAGGCATTGCCGGAGTTGGAGGCAACGGACTTAGTGCTGGTGGCTTGCAGCGGTGGGCCAGATTCGCTCGCGCTCGCGGCGGTTGCCGCATTTTTCAACAATCGGAAGTCGTTCCGTGTCGGTGCCATCATCGTCGATCACGGCCTGCAAGACGGCAGCGCAGCGGTGGCACAGCAGACTGCTGCGAAGCTGCGAGCGTTCGGCTTGGCGCCAGTAGAGATCCGAACGGTCGACGTCGTCGCTGGCCCGGGCGGGCCGGAAGACTCCGCGCGGGTGGCGCGTTACGGTGCCCTGGAGGCGGCCGCCGTCGAACACGGTGCTGTGGCAGTATTGCTCGGTCACACCCTGGATGACCAGGCCGAACAAGTAATGCTTGGCCTGGCCCGCGGTTCCGGAACACGATCGCTCAGCGGCATGCCCGCCCGGCGTGAATTTCCCGGTGGCGTGCACCTGCGCCCGTTCTTGCCGCTAAGCCGCGAAGAGACCGAGGCAATCTGCGCCGTCGAATCGCTAGAGCCTTGGCGCGATCCCAGTAATTCTGATCCGGGCTTTACTCGCTCGCGAATCCGGCACGATGTTTTGCCGTATCTCGAAGTTGAGCTTGGCCCCGGAATTGCGGAGTCGTTTTACCGCTCAGCTTCGATCCTGGCCCAAGACGCAGACTTCCTGGATCAGCTCGCGCAAGCGGAGTTTGACCGGATTGCTGAGCTCGCGCCCGAGCAGGTACTGCTCTCCGAAGCGGAGCTCAACCAGTTAGCACCCGCGTTGCGGCACCGAGTCTTAGCGCTCGCCGTCGTGCACTTAGGTGGAACCCAGCCCAGCTTTGAAAGGTTGCGAGCTGCGGAGGCGTTATTGCGGCGGCATGGCTCGGCTGGGCCTGTTCAACTTGCGGGCAAAGTCAGCGCCTATCGGCAGGCGCGAAACTCCGGCCCAAGCTATGGGAAACTAGTACTGAAACGACCTTCTCAGCCAAACCAAGCCAATTAG